Proteins from a genomic interval of Mesobacillus sp. S13:
- a CDS encoding cupin domain-containing protein, with protein MGTQVQSFFAQDTGDIPYNPTLPVIVYQGVFDDNLSMEEQFEQHNWTGTWTGDIYDYHHYHTNTHEVLGVKSGSATVQIGGDSGERLELKAGDVIVLPAGTGHKKIDSSQDFAVVGAYPNGRNPDLKKEDPGTRAQALSQIKNVPVPETDPVYGETGPLLHKWVK; from the coding sequence ATGGGAACACAAGTACAATCATTTTTTGCACAGGACACAGGTGATATCCCGTACAATCCGACATTGCCAGTCATTGTCTATCAGGGTGTTTTTGATGATAACTTAAGCATGGAGGAACAATTCGAGCAGCATAATTGGACAGGCACCTGGACGGGTGATATATACGATTACCATCACTATCATACGAATACCCATGAGGTGCTCGGTGTGAAGTCAGGCAGCGCGACCGTGCAGATTGGCGGTGACAGCGGAGAACGTCTCGAGCTCAAAGCGGGAGATGTCATCGTTCTTCCGGCAGGTACCGGCCACAAGAAAATCGACAGCAGCCAGGACTTTGCCGTCGTAGGCGCTTATCCAAACGGCCGGAATCCTGATTTGAAAAAAGAAGACCCAGGGACGAGGGCACAGGCACTCTCCCAAATCAAAAACGTACCAGTACCAGAGACAGATCCGGTATATGGCGAAACAGGACCCCTGCTTCATAAATGGGTGAAATAA